TATTTCGACTTGAACTCAAGGGTGCTGTCCTTAAGCTCCATTCCAAGGCCGAATCTTCTTGAGCGCCTGTTGAATATGGAATCGAAAAGCGGGTACTTAAGCGCTTCCTCAATTCTCTCGTTCAGAACCGTTTTGTCGAGTTTGCCGTTTTTCATCGTTTGAATCTCCTTGAGTCTGGCTGAGTGATAAAGTGAATTATACCAAAAATCAAGCGGTTTTTCCCCTCTCGAAATCCCTTGCCCATGATTTGAGGGTTTCAAGGGCAAGGCGGCTGCACTTCGGGCGGGTTACCATGATATCCTTGCCGAGAAGTTCCCTGAGGTAGTCGGAGTCGAGCTCTCCGAGCTGCTCCACAGTCTTCCCCTTTATAAATTCCGTAAGAAGGGAAGCCGCAGCCTGGCTTATCGTGCAGCCCTCCCCGTCAAAACTTATATCTTCTATGACGCCCCCATCGGCTGTGCGGATATAGATATTCAGAGTGTCTCCGCAATTGGGGTTGCCTCCCCTAAGAGTCACCGTGGGGCTCTCAAGCGGGCCGAAGTTTCTCGGATTTTCGTAGTGATCCATGATCATTTTCATTCTTTCTTCTTCAATCATGTGACCGCACCATGCCTTTTTACCTCGCTTTTTATCCTAGCGTAAACCGCGCTGAGACCCCTTACTCTTCTTATCCCGAGTTTCTGGGCCACTCCGAGCTGGGAGATAAAGTCCACCGGCGCGGATTCGATCTCCTCAGGGCTCAGACCGTCAAAGGCGCTCACGAGAATCGACACAAGCCCCCTCACGGTCGGAAACGGTTCCGGGACGTCAGCGAATATGCGTGCCTTGCCGTTTTCTATCTCGACCCAGATAAAAACCGGGGTTTCACACTCGTGCACCTGGTAGAGGTCTCTGTCCATACGTTCGGCGAACCTCCTCGGAATCTCAGGAAGGTCTTCCGAATAATCTATCAGGAGCTCTATCATTTCCTGACGGTCCGCCCCTTGAAATTCCCTGACTATTTTATCTATGCTGGCCATTTCCCCGCAATTTCAAAAAAAAAAGGATGCGGACCCGTAAGACCACATCCTTTTTCATTCACGCAAAAAACGTTTCTCCTTTTATTTTTCTATCGGAGCCCTTACAAGGTTCCCCCACTCGGTCCACGAGCCGTCGTAATTCCTGACGTTTTCAAACCCGAGAAGGTAGGTAAGGACAAACCAAGTGTGAGAAGAGCGCTCCCCTATCCTGCAGTAGGCAATCACGTCCTGATCCTTGCTTAGCCCCTGCCCCTTTTCGTATATCTCGACAAGCTCATCGGCCGAGCGGAAAGTTCCGTCCTCATTTGCGGCCGTAGCCCAAGGGACGTTTACCGCGCCCGGAATATGTCCTCCGCGAAGCGCGCCTTCCTGAGGGTAAGCCTCCATGTGAAGAAGTTCTCCCGAATATTCCTTCGGGGAACGAACATCGACAAGCGGCTTGCCCGAGTTCATGTGTCCAAGAACGTCATCGCGAAAAGCCCTTATCGACTCATCAACAGCCGATACCTTGTAATCGGTCTTCGGTCTTTCGGAAACCTCTTTTACCATATCTCTTCCCTCGTCGACCCATTTCTGCCTGCCGCCGTCCATTATAAGGCACTTTTCATGTCCAAGCACCTTGAAGGTCCAGAACGCGTAGCAGGCCCACCAGTTGCTTCTGTCCCCGTAGAAAACCACCGCGTGGTCGTTTGAAATGCCTTTTTCCGAAAGCAGTGCCTCAAAATCCTCCCTGCTCACGTAGTCCCTTATAAGCTGATCCTGAAGCTCGGTCTGCCAGTCGAATTTTACTGAATTTCTTATGTGTCCTATCTCGTAAAGCAGTATGTCCTCATCCGACTCAACTATAACGATATCGGAATCATCGATATGCTCCTCTACCCAATCCGTGTTCACCAAAACATCCGGGTTTGCGTAATCCGCCATTTCTGAAACCTCCGTTCGGCCGCGGAACTTCGCGGCCTTTTACAATATCTAGATAATTATAAATACACGGGACCGGGTTTTCAAGGAATCCCCAAGGGACCGCCGGGCCCTGCGGGAAACTTGATTTTCGGGGGAGATTGCGTGATAATTCTTTGGTACGCACAGTCTCAGGAAACCTTAAAATGGCGGAAACAGAAGAGCAGGAAACAGAAGAAATGGCGGAGCAGGAAACCGAGGCGCCGGATGAAAACGAAGTTGCCCCAATAATCTGGTCCCAGAAAAGGGTTCCGAACATAGAAAAGGGATATAACCCAAGCGTGCCTTTTTACATGATGGGAATCTTCGTCGCGCTCATAATCCTGAGCGTGATTTTCGCCAAGATCACATCCTGAGCGCACAATCCCACCCCTCGCCCAGAACCATGGACAGGAAAAATCGCGCCCCATCCGTCTCAAAGAACCAAAGCGCCCTGAAAATAGTCTGGTCCGCCCTGCTGCTTGCCATGTTTGCCTACACCGCGGTGGTCTTCGTTTTCAAATCACCCGAGGCGCCGGATGTCAGAGAAAGCGTAAAGGCAATATTTCTTCTTGGAGGAGCGGTGCTTGGAGTAATTTCCCTTCTCATATACAGATTTACCCTCTCTGAGAAATCGCTTCGCAAGAAATTTCTCTCAACGCAGGGCCAGGAGCCGGGGAAAAGGCTAGAGGAACTCTCAAACCGTCTCTTGCTCCCACACGTGGTTCCCTGGGGAATAAACGAGACCGTTGTGCTGCTTGGATTCGTACTCGCGTTTTTAAGCAAAAATCCCCAAGATATGATTCCTTTCTCAATAATAGGAATCATCCTGCATATCTACATGTATCCTAGAGTGGAACAGCTTGTCGAGAGGACAAAAGATTCGGTTCAAGACGCATGATCACTCAAAAAAGCGCCTTATCTCCATCTGGGTCGCCTCGAGGGAACCGGAAGCTTCTATTACTTTGATCCTTGGGATCCCTTTTTCAATCAGTTGTCTGTAACCCTCATCCACTCGGCTATGGAACTCAAACGGCTCCTCGTCCATCTTGTTCCTTTCTTTGCCGCGGTCCTTGAGTCTCAAAAGCGCCTGCTCAACCGGTACCGAAAGAAAAAAGGTGACGTCGGGCTCAACACCGAGGCTTGATGCCACGGCCATGCGGAGAACCAGATCAGGGTCAAGCTCCCTTCCCGAGCCTTGGTAAGCAAGGGTCGAATCGTAGTACCTGTCGCAAATGACCGTGTAACCGTCTTTTAGTTTCGGCAGTATGAGCTCCCTTACGTGCTGGGCCCTGTCTGCGCAGAAAAGACAGAGTTCGGCGTAGGGCTGAATATCGATATCTCTCCGGTCGAGAATCTCATTTCTTATCGCCTCGCCGAGTTTGCCCTCGCCCGGTTCCTTGGTAAAAAACACCTTGGTCCCCTTGCTGGAGAGGTAATCGGCTAGAAGCCTCGCCTGGGTCGATTTGCCGCTTCCGTCTATTCCCTCGAATGTGATAAACCTGCTCACACTGCGCCTCCCGGGGTTTTCTTTTGATCTCGAGACAAAAGTCCCGTCATCTTCCTGAGGTTCTTGATTTCCCCGGGGTTCAGGTCACGCCACTCCCCCTTTCCAAGCTCGCCGAGACGTACGTTACCACACGAAATTCTCTTAAGCCTAGCAACCCGAAGGCCAAAGGCCTCAAAGTACTTTTTCACAAGGTGCTTTCTCCCCTCGTGAAACGAAATGCTTGCCCGCACGCGCCCAGGGGACACTTGAAGAACACTCACTGAATCCGGCTTCGTAAACCGTTTTTCAATTTCCACTCCTCCACCAAGTACCGCTTCGAGATCATCCGGCACATCCCCCGAAACCTCGGCCAGATAAGTTTTTACCACCTTGTACCTGGGGTGATGTATTCTGTTTGCAAGTTCCCCGTCGTTTGTGAGAATTAGAAGTCCCTCAGAGTCGTAGTCAAGCCTGCCAACGGGATAAACCCTTTGCTCTATACCTCCCAGGAAGGACGTTATCGTTTTCTTTCCATCTTCCATGGACTTGAGGGAAGTGAGGTAAAAGGGAGGCTTGTTAAGCATCACGTATCTTTTCCTTTCCTTGCGCACGGGTTTTCCGTCAAGCGCTACCATGTCGGCAGTCTC
The window above is part of the Candidatus Dadabacteria bacterium genome. Proteins encoded here:
- a CDS encoding iron-sulfur cluster assembly scaffold protein, giving the protein MIEEERMKMIMDHYENPRNFGPLESPTVTLRGGNPNCGDTLNIYIRTADGGVIEDISFDGEGCTISQAAASLLTEFIKGKTVEQLGELDSDYLRELLGKDIMVTRPKCSRLALETLKSWARDFERGKTA
- a CDS encoding SufE family protein; this encodes MASIDKIVREFQGADRQEMIELLIDYSEDLPEIPRRFAERMDRDLYQVHECETPVFIWVEIENGKARIFADVPEPFPTVRGLVSILVSAFDGLSPEEIESAPVDFISQLGVAQKLGIRRVRGLSAVYARIKSEVKRHGAVT
- a CDS encoding sulfurtransferase, producing the protein MADYANPDVLVNTDWVEEHIDDSDIVIVESDEDILLYEIGHIRNSVKFDWQTELQDQLIRDYVSREDFEALLSEKGISNDHAVVFYGDRSNWWACYAFWTFKVLGHEKCLIMDGGRQKWVDEGRDMVKEVSERPKTDYKVSAVDESIRAFRDDVLGHMNSGKPLVDVRSPKEYSGELLHMEAYPQEGALRGGHIPGAVNVPWATAANEDGTFRSADELVEIYEKGQGLSKDQDVIAYCRIGERSSHTWFVLTYLLGFENVRNYDGSWTEWGNLVRAPIEK
- the tmk gene encoding dTMP kinase, whose translation is MSRFITFEGIDGSGKSTQARLLADYLSSKGTKVFFTKEPGEGKLGEAIRNEILDRRDIDIQPYAELCLFCADRAQHVRELILPKLKDGYTVICDRYYDSTLAYQGSGRELDPDLVLRMAVASSLGVEPDVTFFLSVPVEQALLRLKDRGKERNKMDEEPFEFHSRVDEGYRQLIEKGIPRIKVIEASGSLEATQMEIRRFFE
- a CDS encoding rRNA pseudouridine synthase, which codes for MRLNRFLSECGITSRRKADNLIKAGRMTVNGKVVRTLGSVVDETADMVALDGKPVRKERKRYVMLNKPPFYLTSLKSMEDGKKTITSFLGGIEQRVYPVGRLDYDSEGLLILTNDGELANRIHHPRYKVVKTYLAEVSGDVPDDLEAVLGGGVEIEKRFTKPDSVSVLQVSPGRVRASISFHEGRKHLVKKYFEAFGLRVARLKRISCGNVRLGELGKGEWRDLNPGEIKNLRKMTGLLSRDQKKTPGGAV